In Achromobacter spanius, the following proteins share a genomic window:
- a CDS encoding site-specific recombinase: MLTSLWRKWQAARHGGPQLDVILASADPDAPLADRNLWMLDLCRWLDRPAPVASPRHSKTADTADATDPDPTASARYPQHTRLRYLLHVLEHTPERAARVGATLRSLVADNDPTSLLCDTGVAAHPGFWNEFWNRVQTRLLPPPPTRGDMSGLFSLMFRGSGNAEWIDALDDDTLARMRAVFRAGDAMATPAAPAVDPFPPSIEQALINSIQVLVSQVRATGLSQDIRSRLPGPVEDSPFFALAPAVADLCDSTPDTPPEVFARRLNMFRALLDGCRMTAQGVYDELAENGVSVDVVFQIERMKLRLARIELLLGVWVDPTPRHKFVQLTTELIRSTQARNSIRHLVASAFAQLARRVMERTAQTGEHYIARDTIEYLAMLKASLGGGFVMVFTVYLKFFITSAHLDKLLEGLLAALNYAGGFLVIHFAHFTLATKQPAMTGPALAHRLDDSHTPEGRDAFLDDTLAMLRSNAAAIAGNLAVVFPLALAVQWVAVHALDRPLINADKAEETLASFSIWGATPLYAAVTGVLLWLSSLIAGWADNWFALHRVHDVMAYSRRARHLFGPRGALRWAGFWQRNISGIAANVSLGLMLGLGPAIVELLGAHVEARHVTLSAGQLGTVIATLGWDIVHTQGFWLAVAGIAATGLLNVAVSFALAFNVALRSRDLRRGDRSSLSAGVRQRIWQRPATLFWPVKPRPAPKQT; the protein is encoded by the coding sequence ATGCTTACCTCTCTTTGGCGCAAATGGCAGGCCGCGCGCCACGGCGGACCGCAGTTGGACGTGATACTGGCCAGTGCCGATCCGGACGCGCCGCTGGCAGACCGCAATTTGTGGATGCTGGATTTGTGCCGCTGGCTTGACCGCCCGGCTCCCGTCGCGTCGCCGCGCCATAGCAAAACCGCCGACACCGCCGACGCCACCGACCCTGACCCCACGGCAAGCGCACGCTACCCGCAGCACACGCGCCTGCGTTACCTGCTGCACGTGCTGGAACACACCCCCGAGCGCGCCGCGCGTGTCGGCGCCACCTTGCGTTCACTGGTTGCCGACAACGACCCTACCTCGCTGCTGTGCGACACGGGCGTGGCCGCCCACCCCGGCTTCTGGAACGAGTTCTGGAACCGCGTGCAGACGCGCCTGTTGCCGCCGCCCCCCACTCGCGGCGACATGTCCGGCCTGTTCTCGCTGATGTTCCGCGGTAGCGGCAACGCGGAATGGATCGACGCACTGGACGACGACACGCTGGCCCGCATGCGCGCCGTGTTCCGCGCGGGCGACGCCATGGCCACCCCGGCGGCGCCTGCCGTCGATCCGTTTCCGCCAAGCATCGAACAGGCCCTGATCAACAGTATCCAGGTGCTGGTCAGCCAGGTGCGCGCCACCGGCCTGAGCCAGGACATTCGATCTCGCCTGCCGGGTCCTGTCGAGGACTCGCCGTTCTTTGCGCTGGCCCCCGCCGTGGCCGACCTCTGTGACAGCACGCCCGACACGCCCCCCGAGGTCTTCGCGCGCCGCTTGAACATGTTCCGCGCGCTGCTGGACGGTTGCCGCATGACCGCGCAAGGCGTGTATGACGAGCTTGCAGAAAACGGCGTGTCGGTCGACGTCGTGTTTCAGATTGAACGCATGAAGCTGCGCCTGGCGCGCATCGAACTGCTGCTGGGCGTATGGGTGGATCCGACCCCGCGTCATAAATTCGTACAGCTGACCACGGAGCTGATCCGGTCCACCCAGGCGCGCAACAGCATCCGCCACCTGGTGGCCTCGGCCTTCGCGCAACTGGCGCGCCGGGTCATGGAACGCACCGCCCAAACCGGCGAACACTACATCGCGCGTGACACCATCGAATACCTGGCGATGCTGAAAGCCTCGCTGGGCGGCGGCTTCGTCATGGTGTTCACGGTGTACTTGAAATTCTTCATCACGTCGGCGCACCTGGACAAGCTCCTGGAAGGGCTGTTGGCGGCGCTGAACTACGCGGGCGGATTCCTGGTGATCCACTTTGCGCATTTCACGCTGGCCACCAAGCAGCCCGCCATGACCGGGCCCGCGCTGGCCCACCGCCTGGACGACTCCCACACACCGGAGGGTCGCGACGCCTTCCTGGACGACACGCTGGCGATGCTGCGATCCAACGCCGCCGCCATCGCGGGCAACCTGGCGGTCGTGTTCCCGCTGGCCCTGGCCGTGCAATGGGTGGCGGTCCATGCGCTGGACCGGCCGCTGATCAACGCGGACAAGGCAGAGGAAACGCTGGCGTCGTTCTCGATCTGGGGCGCGACCCCGCTCTACGCCGCCGTCACCGGCGTGCTGCTGTGGCTGTCCAGCCTGATCGCCGGGTGGGCCGACAACTGGTTCGCGCTGCATCGCGTCCACGACGTAATGGCCTACAGCCGCCGGGCGCGGCACCTGTTTGGCCCGCGCGGCGCGTTGCGATGGGCCGGCTTCTGGCAACGCAACATCTCCGGCATCGCGGCCAACGTGTCCTTGGGCCTGATGCTGGGCTTGGGGCCGGCCATCGTCGAACTGCTCGGCGCACATGTGGAGGCGCGCCACGTGACGCTCAGCGCCGGCCAGCTTGGCACGGTGATCGCCACGCTGGGTTGGGACATCGTGCATACCCAGGGGTTCTGGCTGGCCGTGGCCGGCATTGCCGCCACGGGTCTGCTGAACGTGGCGGTCAGCTTTGCGCTGGCCTTCAATGTGGCGCTGCGTTCACGCGACCTGCGTCGCGGCGACCGCAGTTCGCTGTCGGCCGGCGTGCGTCAGCGCATCTGGCAGCGGCCCGCCACACTCTTCTGGCCGGTCAAGCCCCGGCCCGCACCCAAGCAGACCTGA
- a CDS encoding MFS transporter, with the protein MLPFSRNTVYPAGAGLPASERLGALLAVMLAVCMASLDTAIANTALPTIARDLQASDAGSIWVISGYQLAMVAGLLPAAALGEILGHRRVYMVGLVVFTLSSLACGLAPSLPTLVVARILQGLGAAGVMSVNGALLRFIYPSSMLGRGLGLNAMVVGLSFAAGPTAASAILLLGSWHWLFLINVPIGILAAVLGLRGLPETERAPHGFDGIAAVLCALTLGLFVLGSNELAHGAPWPRVTLEWGGAIASLWLLMRRQAGHPAPILAVDLLRRPLFALSAATAVCAFAAQGLAFVSLPFMLQTVLGYSQVHTGFLITPWPVVVAFMAPIAGRLSDRYPAGILGGVGLALLALGMVLLALLPAAPSAWDICWRMAICGAGFGFFQSPNLRAIMTSAPASRAGGASGMIGTVRLLGQASGAALVAACFHVSTTHGAVTALWLGGLCAALACIASFSRLRFDASEPIACPAPRSMK; encoded by the coding sequence ATGCTCCCGTTCTCCCGCAATACCGTCTATCCGGCAGGCGCCGGCCTGCCCGCCTCGGAACGTCTTGGCGCCTTGCTCGCCGTCATGTTGGCCGTGTGCATGGCAAGCCTGGACACGGCGATCGCCAACACGGCGCTGCCCACCATCGCGCGTGACCTGCAGGCCAGCGACGCCGGGTCGATCTGGGTCATCAGCGGCTATCAACTCGCCATGGTGGCCGGGCTGCTGCCCGCCGCCGCGCTGGGCGAAATCCTGGGGCATCGGCGCGTGTACATGGTGGGGCTGGTGGTGTTCACCCTGTCGTCGCTTGCCTGTGGCCTGGCGCCGTCCCTGCCCACGCTGGTGGTGGCGCGGATTCTGCAAGGGCTGGGCGCGGCCGGCGTCATGAGCGTGAACGGCGCCTTGCTGCGCTTTATCTACCCGTCATCCATGCTGGGACGCGGCCTGGGCTTGAACGCGATGGTGGTGGGCTTGTCGTTCGCGGCAGGCCCGACCGCCGCGTCCGCCATCCTGTTGCTGGGCTCCTGGCACTGGCTGTTTCTGATCAACGTGCCGATCGGCATCCTGGCCGCGGTGCTGGGCCTGCGCGGCCTGCCCGAAACCGAGCGCGCGCCGCACGGCTTTGATGGCATTGCCGCCGTGCTGTGCGCGTTGACGCTGGGCCTGTTCGTCTTGGGATCCAATGAACTGGCGCATGGCGCGCCCTGGCCGCGCGTCACGCTGGAATGGGGCGGCGCCATCGCCAGCCTGTGGCTGCTGATGCGGCGCCAGGCCGGCCACCCGGCGCCCATCCTGGCGGTTGACCTGCTGCGGCGCCCCTTGTTCGCGCTGTCCGCCGCCACCGCCGTCTGCGCCTTCGCCGCGCAGGGGCTGGCGTTTGTATCGCTGCCGTTCATGTTGCAGACCGTGCTGGGCTATAGCCAGGTGCACACCGGCTTTCTGATTACGCCGTGGCCGGTGGTTGTGGCCTTCATGGCTCCGATCGCGGGCCGGCTGTCCGACCGCTATCCCGCCGGCATCCTCGGCGGCGTCGGCCTGGCCTTGCTGGCCTTGGGCATGGTGCTGCTGGCGCTGCTGCCAGCCGCACCCTCCGCGTGGGATATCTGCTGGCGCATGGCCATCTGCGGCGCCGGTTTCGGTTTTTTCCAATCGCCCAATCTGCGGGCCATCATGACGTCGGCACCGGCGTCCCGGGCGGGCGGCGCCAGCGGCATGATCGGCACCGTGCGGCTGCTGGGCCAGGCGTCCGGCGCGGCACTGGTTGCGGCGTGCTTTCACGTGTCCACCACGCACGGCGCGGTGACCGCCTTGTGGCTGGGCGGCCTGTGCGCCGCCCTGGCCTGCATCGCCAGCTTTTCGCGCTTGCGCTTTGACGCGTCGGAACCGATCGCATGCCCCGCGCCGCGGTCCATGAAATAG
- a CDS encoding methyl-accepting chemotaxis protein, producing MTQLLKDITIRRMIQCTLLAISALVMGLSAISVNGLRSAGEALATSGDLLHEVSALSRVNDQIMRARLRLSRQLEYAAEGQAAKAAEEGRSIDSALAEARKHQAVFVELALKDAPDTILQPMQTGFDALVNGGIAVQRQHLEAGDIARAREHAATAVVSASRAFGKSMENYEAYAKDRETQLWADAATKRQQAYISMGTVLGICLLLLLLGDRYVVVFVRRPLDQVKAHFQRIAGGDLTAPIPLYGGNCVGQLIPYMQEMQTSLVHTVHAVREGVVEINAGSSEIAAGNQDLSSRTEQQAASLEETAASMEQLLSTVTSNAENARQANQMAATASQVVQRGGMAVQEAVSTMREIAQDSGRIEDIVGVIDGIAFQTNILALNAAVEAARAGEEGKGFAVVAAEVRSLAQRSAGAAKEIKQLLSASSATVQAGSAQVEAAGRTMQEILETIERLTLLVNDIATASQEQVTGIDQVNTAVNQMDQVTQQNAALVEEAAAAASSLETQAQRLQGAVSAFRLPTLIQDQRQMAIAA from the coding sequence ATGACACAGTTATTGAAAGACATCACGATCCGACGCATGATCCAGTGCACCCTGCTCGCCATCAGCGCGCTGGTCATGGGCTTGTCAGCCATCAGCGTCAACGGATTACGCAGCGCCGGGGAAGCGCTTGCCACCAGCGGCGACCTGCTCCACGAGGTTTCGGCGCTATCCCGCGTCAACGACCAGATCATGCGCGCCCGCCTGCGCTTGTCGCGGCAATTGGAATATGCCGCCGAAGGCCAGGCCGCCAAGGCGGCCGAAGAAGGCCGCAGCATCGACAGCGCGCTTGCCGAAGCGCGCAAGCACCAGGCCGTCTTTGTTGAGTTGGCCCTCAAGGACGCCCCCGACACCATCCTGCAACCCATGCAAACGGGCTTTGACGCGCTGGTCAACGGCGGCATCGCGGTGCAGCGCCAGCACCTGGAAGCGGGCGACATCGCACGGGCGCGCGAGCACGCCGCCACCGCCGTGGTGTCGGCCAGCCGCGCGTTCGGCAAGAGCATGGAAAACTACGAAGCCTATGCAAAGGACCGCGAAACGCAGTTGTGGGCGGACGCCGCCACCAAGCGCCAACAGGCCTATATCAGCATGGGCACCGTGCTGGGCATCTGCCTGTTGCTGCTGTTGCTGGGCGACCGCTACGTGGTGGTGTTCGTGCGACGCCCGCTGGACCAGGTCAAAGCGCACTTTCAACGCATCGCCGGCGGCGACCTGACCGCGCCTATTCCGCTCTACGGCGGCAACTGCGTCGGGCAGCTGATTCCCTATATGCAGGAGATGCAGACCAGCCTGGTGCACACCGTACATGCCGTGCGCGAGGGTGTGGTCGAGATCAACGCGGGTTCCAGCGAAATCGCGGCCGGCAACCAGGACCTGTCCAGCCGCACCGAACAGCAGGCCGCGTCCCTGGAAGAAACGGCCGCCAGCATGGAACAGTTGCTGTCCACCGTGACAAGCAACGCCGAGAACGCCCGCCAGGCCAACCAGATGGCGGCCACCGCCAGCCAGGTGGTGCAGCGCGGCGGCATGGCCGTGCAGGAAGCGGTGAGCACCATGCGCGAAATTGCGCAGGATTCGGGCCGCATCGAAGACATCGTCGGCGTTATCGACGGCATTGCCTTCCAGACCAACATCCTGGCGCTGAACGCGGCGGTCGAAGCCGCGCGCGCGGGCGAGGAAGGCAAGGGCTTTGCCGTGGTGGCCGCCGAAGTTCGGTCGCTGGCGCAGCGCAGCGCCGGTGCCGCGAAAGAGATCAAGCAACTGCTCTCGGCATCCAGCGCCACGGTGCAGGCCGGCTCGGCGCAGGTCGAAGCGGCCGGGCGCACCATGCAGGAAATCCTTGAGACCATCGAACGCCTGACGCTGCTGGTCAATGACATTGCCACGGCGTCGCAGGAGCAGGTGACGGGCATCGACCAGGTCAACACCGCCGTGAATCAGATGGACCAGGTCACGCAGCAGAACGCCGCGCTGGTGGAAGAAGCCGCCGCGGCCGCCTCGTCGCTGGAAACCCAGGCCCAACGCCTGCAAGGCGCCGTCAGCGCGTTCCGCCTGCCGACGCTGATCCAGGATCAGCGGCAGATGGCTATCGCGGCCTGA
- the hutI gene encoding imidazolonepropionase, whose product MRQIWRHCHAATMAGGAYSVIEGAAIVTQADRIEWIGHETDLPPVDAAHEHDLGGAWVTPGLIDCHTHLVFGGNRGKEFEQRLQGVDYATIAAQGGGIASTVRATREASEDALYVSARQRALHLLQDGVTTVEVKSGYGLDLPNERKMLRVARRLGQTLPMTVQATCLAAHALPPEFAGRSDDYIDEVARRMLPVLAAEGLIDAVDAFCEHLAFSPEQVERVFQAAKHLDLPVKLHAEQLSSLHGATLAARYGALSADHLEYLTESDVRAMADAGTVAVLLPGAFYALRETQLPPLDLLRRHGVPIAISTDLNPGTSPVLSLRLMLSMACTLFKMTPEEALAGATVNAARALGLHATHGALEPGKVADFVAWRVGHPAELAYWIGGDIPKRVIRHGALVEVAALA is encoded by the coding sequence ATGAGACAGATCTGGCGACATTGCCACGCCGCCACCATGGCGGGAGGCGCCTATTCGGTGATTGAAGGCGCGGCCATCGTGACCCAAGCCGACCGCATCGAATGGATCGGCCACGAAACGGACCTGCCGCCGGTGGATGCGGCGCATGAACACGACCTGGGCGGCGCGTGGGTGACCCCCGGGCTTATCGACTGCCACACGCACCTGGTCTTTGGCGGCAACCGCGGCAAGGAATTCGAACAGCGGCTGCAAGGCGTGGACTACGCAACGATTGCAGCCCAAGGCGGCGGCATCGCCAGCACGGTGCGCGCCACGCGCGAGGCGTCCGAAGACGCGCTGTATGTCAGCGCCCGCCAACGCGCGCTGCATCTGCTGCAAGATGGCGTGACCACGGTGGAGGTCAAGTCGGGCTACGGCCTGGACCTGCCCAATGAACGCAAGATGCTGCGCGTGGCGCGGCGTTTGGGGCAGACACTGCCGATGACCGTGCAGGCCACCTGTCTGGCCGCGCACGCGCTGCCACCGGAATTCGCGGGGCGGTCGGATGACTACATCGACGAAGTGGCGCGGCGCATGCTGCCGGTGCTGGCGGCCGAAGGGCTGATTGATGCGGTCGATGCGTTCTGCGAGCATCTGGCGTTTTCGCCCGAGCAGGTTGAACGGGTGTTCCAGGCAGCAAAGCATCTGGACCTGCCCGTGAAGCTGCATGCCGAGCAATTGTCTTCTCTGCATGGCGCGACGCTGGCCGCCCGCTATGGGGCCTTGTCGGCGGACCATCTGGAATACCTGACCGAAAGCGATGTGCGGGCGATGGCCGACGCCGGCACCGTGGCGGTGTTGTTGCCGGGCGCGTTCTATGCGCTGCGCGAAACGCAGTTGCCGCCCTTGGACCTGCTGCGCCGCCACGGCGTGCCCATTGCCATTTCAACCGACCTGAATCCGGGCACGTCGCCCGTGCTGTCGCTGCGCTTGATGCTGAGCATGGCGTGCACGCTGTTCAAGATGACACCGGAAGAGGCCTTGGCGGGCGCCACGGTGAACGCGGCGCGCGCGCTGGGCCTGCATGCCACGCACGGTGCGCTGGAACCCGGCAAGGTGGCGGACTTTGTCGCGTGGCGCGTGGGGCATCCGGCTGAGCTGGCGTACTGGATCGGCGGGGATATCCCGAAGCGCGTGATCCGTCACGGCGCGCTGGTGGAGGTGGCGGCGCTGGCCTGA